A stretch of Carnobacterium iners DNA encodes these proteins:
- the clpB gene encoding ATP-dependent chaperone ClpB translates to MDSEKMTSTMQESLAEAQNVAINRHHQEIDIVHLWKIFMTPTNFARGFYQSVGLDVDKFNQIIDQELDRMPTIEGSSVNYGQNLSQNLFHLLSEADNLRKKFQDDYLATEIVLLALMKLKNHVLTKYLLSNGLTEKQLKASIEGLRGGDRVTSKNQEESYQALEKYGIDLVKAVKSGQQDPVIGRDEEIRNIIRILSRKTKNNPILIGEPGVGKTAIIEGLAQRIVRKDVPENLKDKTIFSLDMGALIAGAKYRGEFEERLKAVLKEVKKSDGKIILFIDEIHNIVGAGKTEGSMDAGNLLKPMLARGELHCIGATTLNEYQLYMEKDKALERRFQRVMVEEPNVEDTISILRGLKERFEIHHSVNIHDNALVAAANLSNRYITDRYMPDKAIDLVDEACATIRVEMNSMPTELDQVTRRLMQLEIEEAALKKEKDEASKRRLEILREELANLREEANSLKMKWETEKEEVAKLRDKRSEIEQARRELEDAESNYDLERAAVLRHGQIPALEKELKKLESKNLKDQEDKQRLVQESVTENEIAIVVGRMTGIPVTRLVKGEREKLLHLADTLHERVIGQDEAVESVTDAVIRARAGLQDPNRPIGSFLFLGPTGVGKTELAKALAENLFDSQERMVRIDMSEYMEKHSVSRLVGAPPGYVGYEEGGQLTEAVRRHPYSIILLDEIEKAHPDVFNVLLQVLDDGRLTDGKGRLVDFKNTVLIMTSNIGSTILLDGTDDKGQIDEAAKEGVFSLLNAHFKPEFLNRIDDTVLFAPLTIEVVKQIVLKLTNDLAKRLVEQEIELAISKEAQTWIAENAYDPTYGARPLKRYLTRSIETPLAKEIIAGKILSKSKVTITLKDGKLAFETTELTE, encoded by the coding sequence ATGGATAGTGAAAAAATGACTTCTACGATGCAAGAATCATTAGCGGAAGCACAAAATGTCGCAATAAATAGACACCATCAGGAAATAGATATTGTCCATCTATGGAAAATATTTATGACTCCAACCAATTTTGCTCGTGGTTTTTACCAGAGCGTTGGTCTAGATGTGGATAAATTTAACCAGATTATTGACCAAGAATTGGATCGAATGCCAACAATAGAAGGCAGTTCCGTAAACTATGGTCAAAACTTAAGTCAAAATCTATTTCATTTATTGTCTGAAGCAGACAATTTACGTAAAAAGTTTCAGGATGACTATTTAGCTACGGAGATTGTTTTGCTGGCCTTAATGAAGTTAAAAAACCATGTGTTAACAAAATATTTATTATCAAATGGGTTAACTGAAAAGCAATTAAAAGCAAGCATAGAAGGATTGCGAGGAGGCGATCGTGTGACTTCAAAAAATCAGGAAGAGAGTTACCAGGCTCTTGAAAAATATGGCATTGATTTGGTGAAAGCAGTAAAAAGTGGCCAACAAGATCCGGTAATTGGGCGAGATGAAGAAATTAGAAACATTATTCGTATTTTATCAAGAAAAACTAAAAACAATCCAATTCTAATAGGTGAGCCTGGTGTTGGTAAGACAGCCATCATTGAAGGGCTAGCTCAAAGAATTGTTCGCAAAGACGTCCCAGAGAATTTGAAAGATAAAACCATCTTTTCTTTGGACATGGGAGCCTTAATTGCAGGAGCAAAATACCGTGGTGAATTTGAAGAACGCTTGAAAGCTGTTTTAAAAGAAGTGAAAAAGAGTGATGGAAAAATTATTCTCTTTATCGATGAGATTCATAATATTGTTGGTGCTGGTAAAACGGAAGGAAGCATGGATGCAGGAAACTTATTGAAACCGATGTTAGCTCGTGGTGAATTGCATTGTATTGGAGCAACAACCCTAAATGAGTACCAGCTCTATATGGAAAAAGATAAAGCACTGGAAAGGCGTTTCCAAAGAGTGATGGTCGAAGAGCCAAACGTAGAAGACACGATTAGTATCCTGCGTGGCTTAAAAGAACGATTCGAAATCCATCATAGTGTAAATATTCACGACAATGCGTTGGTAGCTGCTGCAAATCTATCTAATCGCTACATTACTGACCGTTATATGCCAGATAAAGCGATTGACTTAGTCGATGAGGCTTGTGCAACCATTAGAGTCGAGATGAACTCTATGCCAACAGAATTGGATCAAGTGACACGTCGATTGATGCAACTAGAAATAGAAGAAGCTGCACTGAAAAAAGAAAAAGACGAAGCAAGTAAACGTAGATTAGAAATCTTACGTGAAGAGTTAGCTAATTTACGTGAAGAAGCCAACTCTTTAAAAATGAAGTGGGAAACCGAAAAAGAAGAAGTTGCTAAATTACGTGACAAACGCTCTGAAATAGAACAAGCTCGTCGCGAATTAGAAGATGCTGAAAGCAACTATGATTTAGAGCGAGCAGCTGTCTTGCGTCATGGCCAAATTCCGGCTTTAGAAAAAGAATTAAAAAAATTAGAGTCCAAAAATCTAAAAGATCAAGAAGATAAACAACGATTGGTTCAAGAATCTGTAACAGAAAATGAGATTGCGATAGTTGTAGGCCGTATGACTGGTATCCCTGTTACAAGATTGGTTAAAGGTGAAAGAGAAAAACTGTTGCATCTAGCTGATACTTTACATGAACGCGTCATTGGACAAGATGAAGCAGTTGAAAGTGTCACTGATGCGGTTATTCGTGCAAGAGCAGGGTTACAAGATCCTAATCGTCCAATTGGTTCATTTTTATTCCTTGGTCCAACAGGTGTTGGTAAAACCGAATTAGCTAAAGCACTTGCTGAAAACCTGTTTGACTCACAAGAGCGTATGGTACGTATTGATATGAGCGAGTATATGGAAAAACATTCTGTTTCTCGTCTAGTTGGAGCTCCTCCTGGGTATGTTGGATATGAAGAAGGGGGACAATTGACAGAAGCTGTTAGACGTCACCCTTATAGTATTATCTTACTAGATGAAATTGAAAAAGCTCACCCAGATGTTTTTAATGTTTTATTACAAGTATTAGACGATGGACGCTTAACGGACGGAAAAGGTCGTTTAGTCGACTTTAAAAATACGGTTTTGATTATGACGAGCAACATAGGTTCTACTATTTTATTAGATGGAACAGATGATAAAGGTCAAATTGATGAAGCGGCAAAAGAAGGAGTTTTTTCTTTATTGAATGCCCACTTTAAACCTGAATTTTTAAATCGGATTGACGACACGGTGCTCTTTGCGCCTTTAACAATTGAAGTCGTAAAACAAATTGTGCTTAAAT